A portion of the Schistocerca americana isolate TAMUIC-IGC-003095 chromosome 10, iqSchAmer2.1, whole genome shotgun sequence genome contains these proteins:
- the LOC124552381 gene encoding actin cytoskeleton-regulatory complex protein PAN1-like translates to METQTTGAPAAALPEHAQAAAAPAPPIVATEATTTVVPSAAPPGYIPLTGLQLFAIMNRMAKATTASERETAEKAYELFLKFELAAASPGAARDEVCVPTGAPPGVSKQGDTALPEAALKGAVPPGLVSQATYVLLAAPPVQTNQEAADLPSAAQKGTTIPEANLEQLILHEEAMDVALPSRKRPATTDEDEPPASAPSSLHRLLQKKKQHASEGATDEEAAQEEEGEFVVPKRRHTARAKMLETVAPLQTTNSFAAVQDNNEDMETGQAPIKRAPAPPTITMQCEEDYNSFLQLFKDVLSLAVKTQGHDLLKTTVRSIDDYRRAMKLAHGGSYPGRDDDEAAIMTFCNIRKAAALPSSGQQESGEPPRASPVALQEFAVPATAASKGVAPLDSTTQEVDAPPVAPLAPMSQEEPLVSLLDAPSCAGDTPAVWTSAKTAHEATEIEAIDPPDANVAEAESRDADYDDARAPRKRRATTQDDSDTHSSTSDSARLRKKAPRASRAAAVAVGRAGASTPQSAAKALHPKRTQQPTATDAASRQPDGDGFVAPPRRHTARAPALQPPQPLQTTNAFAGANADEMEDDEAPLVPPQRKPPPPPPIVVQWDGAYKDFEQKLVRVAASTTLKAAGRDLYKVTVATHEEYRAVMDAICKDGLHCYTHPSEPLKLVKVQQQQQQQQKARTS, encoded by the exons ATGGAAACACAAACAACTGGCGCGCCGGCTGCCGCCCTGCCTGAGCACGCTCAGGCGGCGGCAGCACCCGCACCACCAATTGTGGCAACCGAGGCCACGACCACAGTCGTGCCCTCCGCTGCGCCTCCAGGATATATCCCGTTAACCGGGTTACAACTGTTTGCCATAATGAACCGTATGGCCAAAGCCACCACAGCCTCTGAAAGGGAGACTGCAGAGAAGGCTTACGAACTCTTCCTAAAATTCGAACTTGCCGCTGCGTCGCCAGGCGCAGCCAGAGATGAGGTCTGTGTACCGACAGGAGCCCCGCCAGGCGTGTCCAAACAAGGGGACACTGCCCTGCCAGAGGCGGCCCTGAAGGGAGCAGTGCCACCAGGCTTGGTTTCCCAAGCAACCTATGTTCTGCTGGCTGCCCCTCCAGTCCAGACCAATCAAGAGGCTGCTGACCTGCCGTCTGCAGCACAAAAGGGTACAACAATTCCAGAAGCGAACCTGGAACAGCTTATTCTACATGAAGAAGCAATGGACGTCGCGCTGCCGTCTCGCAAGAGGCCAGCGACGACGGACGAGGACGAACCACCAGCTAGCGCGCCTTCTTCTCTCCACAGGCTGCTCCAGAAGAAGAAACAACACGCGTCAGAGGGCGCCACAGATGAGGAGGCCGCCCAAGAAGAAGAGGGGGAGTTTGTCGTCCCCAAGCGGAGGCACACGGCTCGGGCAAAGATGCTCGAAACCGTGGCGCCGCTGCAGACGACTAACTCCTTCGCTGCCGTCCAAGACAACAACGAGGACATGGAGACGGGGCAGGCGCCCATAAAACGTGCGCCTGCACCGCCTACGATCACTATGCAGTGTGAGGAGGACTACAACTCCTTCCTACAGCTGTTTAAAGACGTCCTCTCCCTAGCAGTTAAGACCCAGGGACATGATCTGTTGAAAACAACTGTCCGCTCGATAGACGACTACCGTCGAGCCATGAAA CTCGCTCACGGGGGCTCTTACCCCGGTCGAGATGACGACGAGGCGGCCATAATGACCTTCTGTAACATCCGGAAGGCCGCTGCACTACCGAGCTCAGGGCAGCAAGAATCGGGCGAGCCACCGAGAGCCTCGCCGGTCGCACTGCAAGAATTTGCGGTCCCGGCGACGGCGGCCTCGAAGGGAGTTGCGCCGCTGGACTCGACCACCCAAGAGGTCGATGCTCCCCCGGTTGCCCCACTGGCCCCGATGTCACAAGAAGAACCCCTTGTCTCGCTACTAGACGCGCCGTCCTGCGCTGGGGACACCCCTGCGGTCTGGACGAGCGCAAAGACAGCACACGAGGCTACCGAGATAGAGGCCATCGACCCCCCGGACGCGAACGTTGCCGAGGCAGAGAGTCGCGATGCAGACTATGACGACGCCCGCGCGCCCAGGAAGCGCCGGGCTACGACACAAGACGACTCGGACACGCACTCCTCGACCTCTGACTCCGCAAGGCTGAGGAAGAAGGCACCCAGAGCCTCCCGCGCTGCCGCTGTAGCGGTTGGGAGGGCTGGAGCTAGTACTCCACAAAGTGCCGCCAAGGCACTACACCCGAAGAGGACACAGCAGCCCACTGCGACAGATGCTGCCTCCAGGCAGCCTGATGGGGACGGCTTTGTTGCCCCACCTAGGAGGCACACCGCCAGGGCTCCCGCACTGCAGCCACCGCAGCCGCTGCAGACCACAAACGCGTTCGCAGGGGCGAACGCTGACGAGATGGAGGACGACGAGGCGCCTCTGGTGCCGCCACAGAGGaagccgccgcccccaccgcctatcgtcgtccaatgggacggcgcGTACAAAGATTTCGAGCAAAAGCTCGTCAGGGTGGCCGCGTCAACCACCCTCAAGGCTGCCGGCCGCGACCTCTACAAGGTCACGGTCGCGACGCATGAGGAATATCGTGCGGTTATGGACGCCATCTGCAAGGACGGCCTCCATTGCTACACTCACCCCTCTGAGCCGCTCAAACTCGtgaaggtg cagcagcagcagcagcagcagcagaaggcccGCACCAGCTGA